In Pengzhenrongella sicca, a single genomic region encodes these proteins:
- a CDS encoding serine/threonine-protein kinase has product MTTVACSQPGCTGTIVDGYCDVCGSPGGAGGSTGAASAAAASTSTATRAGGPARVGPAGVDSAVSTVSRASNRLASTAIGSARAGGTQVTQRKGTSSVRLRAARLGAGLTTIPPQPPIDARSALMTNPEVAEEKRVCPNCGSPVGRSHDGRPGRTEGFCPKCRSPFSFTPKLQAGDLVGGQYEVAGALAHGGLGWIYLAQDRNVSDRWVVLKGLLNAGDADALAAAIAERQFLAQVEHPLIVEIYNFVTHEGAGYIVMEYIGGTSLKSLLKDRMKAAGHYDPLPLDQAIAYVLEILPAFGYLHDLGLVYCDFKPDNIIQVGDDVRLIDLGGVRRLADVDSAIYGTVGYQAPEVPDVGTTVASDIYTIGRTLLVLAMEFRGYQSTYLTSLPSVADTPLFQRYDSFHRLVVKACAPDPADRFASAAELRVQLLGVLREVVAMDRPGDAAARHAAPSLLFETPNVSDAVLTWQGLPGLLVDSGDPQVGWLATVSVEEPAARLEALRQAPDRSPEVLLQIGRTALVAGHPELVDAVADELLTGDPWEWRAVWLQGLKALAADDGAGARSAFNAVYGQVPGELAPKLALALACETSGELDIAEALYSICARSDASYAAPAALAMARIRASRQDTEGAVAALDLVSPTSRAYTEARRQRAGLLAASGGGLPALAAAMASVDGVGIDELQRARLTANVLSSALRLVLDHGPQPALRIGGVEAAEPALRDGLEGAYRRLATMASTRDERVALVDAANGVRRWTLR; this is encoded by the coding sequence ATGACGACCGTTGCGTGCAGCCAGCCGGGGTGCACCGGCACCATCGTGGACGGGTACTGCGACGTCTGCGGCTCACCGGGCGGCGCGGGCGGGAGCACCGGGGCGGCGAGCGCCGCCGCCGCGAGCACCTCGACCGCGACCCGCGCGGGCGGGCCGGCGCGCGTCGGGCCGGCGGGCGTCGACTCGGCCGTGTCGACCGTCTCGCGCGCGTCGAACCGCCTGGCGTCGACGGCGATCGGCTCGGCGCGCGCGGGCGGCACCCAGGTGACCCAGCGCAAGGGGACGTCGTCGGTGCGCCTGCGGGCCGCCCGGCTCGGCGCGGGCCTGACCACGATCCCGCCCCAGCCGCCGATCGACGCCCGCTCCGCGCTGATGACGAACCCGGAGGTGGCCGAGGAGAAGCGGGTCTGCCCGAACTGCGGCTCGCCGGTCGGTCGCTCGCACGACGGGCGGCCCGGGCGTACCGAGGGCTTCTGCCCGAAGTGCCGGAGCCCGTTCTCGTTCACCCCGAAGCTCCAGGCGGGCGACCTCGTCGGCGGGCAGTACGAGGTCGCGGGCGCGCTCGCGCACGGCGGGCTCGGCTGGATCTACCTCGCGCAGGACCGCAACGTGTCGGACCGGTGGGTCGTGCTCAAGGGCCTGCTCAACGCGGGCGACGCCGACGCCCTCGCGGCCGCGATCGCCGAGCGCCAGTTCCTCGCGCAGGTCGAGCACCCGCTGATCGTCGAGATCTACAACTTCGTCACGCACGAGGGCGCCGGCTACATCGTCATGGAGTACATCGGCGGCACGTCGCTGAAGTCGCTGCTCAAGGATCGGATGAAGGCCGCGGGCCACTACGATCCGCTGCCGCTCGACCAGGCGATCGCGTACGTGCTCGAGATCCTGCCCGCGTTCGGGTACCTGCACGACCTCGGGCTCGTCTACTGCGACTTCAAGCCCGACAACATCATTCAGGTGGGCGACGACGTCCGCCTGATCGACCTCGGCGGCGTCCGGCGCCTCGCCGACGTCGACTCCGCGATCTACGGCACGGTCGGGTACCAGGCGCCCGAGGTGCCCGACGTCGGCACGACCGTCGCGTCGGACATCTACACGATCGGGCGGACGCTGCTCGTGCTCGCGATGGAGTTCCGGGGCTACCAGTCGACGTACCTGACGTCGCTGCCGTCGGTCGCCGACACGCCGCTGTTCCAGCGGTACGACTCGTTCCACCGCCTCGTCGTCAAAGCCTGCGCGCCGGACCCGGCGGACCGGTTCGCGTCCGCGGCCGAGCTGCGGGTCCAGCTGCTCGGGGTGCTGCGCGAGGTCGTCGCGATGGACCGGCCCGGCGACGCGGCCGCGCGGCACGCAGCGCCGTCGCTGCTGTTCGAGACCCCGAACGTCTCGGACGCGGTGCTCACCTGGCAGGGCCTGCCAGGGCTGCTCGTCGACTCGGGGGACCCGCAGGTCGGGTGGCTCGCGACCGTGAGCGTCGAGGAGCCGGCGGCCCGGCTCGAGGCGCTCCGGCAGGCGCCCGACCGGTCGCCCGAGGTGCTGCTCCAGATCGGCCGGACCGCACTGGTGGCCGGTCACCCCGAGCTCGTGGACGCGGTGGCGGACGAGTTGCTCACTGGCGACCCGTGGGAGTGGCGCGCGGTCTGGCTGCAGGGCCTCAAGGCCCTCGCGGCCGACGACGGCGCGGGCGCCCGCTCGGCGTTCAACGCCGTGTACGGCCAGGTGCCGGGGGAGCTCGCGCCGAAGCTCGCGCTCGCCCTCGCGTGCGAGACGAGCGGCGAGCTCGACATCGCGGAGGCCCTGTACTCCATCTGCGCGCGCAGCGACGCGTCTTACGCCGCCCCGGCGGCGCTCGCGATGGCGCGGATCCGAGCCTCGCGGCAGGACACGGAGGGCGCGGTCGCGGCGCTCGACCTCGTCTCGCCGACGAGCCGCGCGTACACCGAGGCGCGGCGCCAGCGGGCCGGGCTGCTCGCGGCGTCCGGAGGCGGGCTGCCGGCCCTGGCGGCCGCGATGGCGAGCGTCGACGGCGTCGGGATCGACGAGCTCCAGCGGGCGCGGCTGACGGCGAACGTGCTCTCGAGCGCGCTCCGGCTCGTGCTCGACCACGGCCCGCAGCCCGCACTGCGGATCGGCGGCGTCGAGGCCGCGGAGCCCGCGCTGCGCGACGGGCTCGAGGGCGCGTACCGGCGCCTCGCCACGATGGCGTCGACGCGCGACGAGCGCGTCGCGCTCGTAGACGCCGCGAACGGCGTGCGCCGGTGGACGCTCCGATGA
- a CDS encoding PP2C family serine/threonine-protein phosphatase produces MSAPTGAVAGGGLLTCAECGAAAPADARFCEACGHEFPQVAAPAAAARAESSAASSAVDAAAAAAPDGPIPCAECGGVVDPDGYCSLCGAKAPVPRDHLVEQPQPWVGAVSDRGVRHRRNEDAMATAADEAPGGRAILVVCDGVSSSENSDVASLAAARAAREVLVHSRAQGLGTDSTLLAVLSDRIEAAADAASRAVAQSTAADHGASPPSCTFVAAVVERDRIVAGVVGDSRAYWFPDGGEPLALTVDDSWSAEQMALGVPRAEAESGPHAHAITRWLGVDAPDHTPRITTAAVTSPGWLLVCSDGLWNYCSAADDLEALLRRTAADAAGEPLATASALVDWANAQGGHDNITVALARLGTAAPDRQGTATSGES; encoded by the coding sequence ATGAGCGCGCCGACGGGAGCGGTCGCCGGCGGCGGGCTCCTGACCTGCGCCGAGTGCGGCGCCGCCGCACCCGCCGACGCCCGGTTCTGCGAGGCGTGCGGGCACGAGTTCCCGCAGGTGGCGGCGCCAGCGGCGGCAGCGCGAGCGGAGTCGTCAGCGGCGTCGTCGGCGGTCGACGCCGCCGCGGCGGCCGCTCCCGACGGCCCGATCCCGTGCGCGGAGTGCGGCGGCGTCGTCGACCCGGACGGATACTGCTCGCTCTGCGGGGCGAAGGCCCCCGTCCCGCGCGACCACCTCGTCGAGCAGCCGCAGCCCTGGGTCGGCGCGGTGAGCGACCGCGGCGTGCGGCACCGCCGCAACGAGGACGCGATGGCGACCGCGGCAGACGAGGCCCCCGGCGGGCGCGCGATCCTCGTCGTGTGCGACGGCGTGTCGAGCTCCGAGAACTCCGACGTCGCGAGCCTCGCCGCGGCGCGGGCCGCCCGGGAGGTGCTGGTGCACTCGCGCGCGCAGGGCCTGGGCACGGACTCGACGCTGCTCGCGGTGCTGAGCGACCGGATCGAGGCGGCCGCGGACGCCGCGAGCCGCGCCGTCGCGCAGTCGACCGCCGCCGACCACGGCGCCAGCCCGCCGTCGTGCACGTTCGTCGCCGCCGTCGTCGAGCGCGACCGGATCGTCGCGGGCGTCGTCGGCGACAGCCGGGCGTACTGGTTCCCCGACGGCGGCGAGCCGCTCGCGCTCACGGTCGACGACTCGTGGTCCGCCGAGCAGATGGCGCTGGGCGTGCCGCGCGCCGAGGCCGAGTCCGGCCCGCACGCGCACGCGATCACGCGCTGGCTCGGCGTCGACGCGCCCGACCACACGCCGCGGATCACGACGGCGGCGGTCACCTCGCCTGGGTGGCTGCTCGTGTGCTCGGACGGGCTGTGGAACTACTGCTCGGCGGCCGACGACCTCGAGGCCCTGCTGCGGCGGACCGCGGCCGACGCCGCCGGCGAGCCGCTCGCGACGGCGTCGGCCCTGGTTGACTGGGCGAACGCGCAGGGCGGACATGACAACATCACGGTGGCGCTCGCCAGGCTGGGCACAGCGGCGCCGGACCGGCAGGGCACGGCCACGAGCGGGGAGAGCTGA
- a CDS encoding vWA domain-containing protein, with amino-acid sequence MTEFAAQVFQNEFLADGGTDVHAIVTVTCTGAGQAGQSGGGEAAEIVIVDTSGSMGLGIRDAQIAAVAALDQVIDGTWFAVIAGNHLARLAYPTDSRELGMTRMDPAARAEARAAIGTFTADGGTAMGTWLELASAVFDSVPAATQRHAILLTDGKNQHETPAELTRRIAAASGRFQCDCRGVGADWVVGEVRRIATALMGTVDLIPTPGEMAGEFERLMRAAMSRGVASADLRVWAPQGARVLFVRQVAPAVEDLTGRRREVNALTGAYPTGSWGDESRDFHVAVRLPAAKGVGQEQLAARVQLALGDAVQAQGMVKALWSDDDALTARINPEVAHYTGQTELAEAIQDGLAAKAIGDTATATAKLGRAVQLAAETGNEEATSKLRKVVDIEEPGTGKVRLRKSVDRLDEMALDTASTKTTRVKR; translated from the coding sequence ATGACGGAGTTTGCGGCACAGGTGTTCCAGAACGAGTTCCTCGCGGACGGCGGGACGGACGTGCACGCGATCGTCACGGTCACCTGCACCGGGGCGGGGCAGGCCGGTCAGTCCGGCGGCGGCGAGGCCGCCGAGATCGTCATCGTGGACACCTCGGGGTCGATGGGCCTCGGCATCCGGGATGCGCAGATCGCGGCCGTCGCGGCGCTCGACCAGGTGATCGACGGGACCTGGTTCGCCGTCATCGCCGGCAACCACCTCGCCCGGCTGGCCTACCCCACCGACTCGCGCGAGCTCGGCATGACCCGCATGGACCCCGCCGCGCGCGCCGAGGCCCGCGCCGCGATCGGCACGTTCACCGCCGACGGCGGCACCGCGATGGGCACCTGGCTCGAGCTCGCGAGCGCGGTGTTCGACTCCGTGCCGGCGGCGACGCAGCGGCACGCGATCCTGCTCACGGACGGCAAGAACCAGCACGAGACGCCGGCCGAGCTCACCCGCCGGATCGCCGCGGCGAGCGGCCGGTTCCAGTGCGACTGCCGCGGGGTCGGCGCCGACTGGGTGGTCGGCGAGGTCCGCCGCATCGCGACCGCCCTGATGGGAACGGTCGACCTCATCCCGACGCCCGGCGAGATGGCCGGCGAGTTCGAGCGCCTCATGCGCGCCGCGATGTCGCGCGGCGTCGCCTCCGCTGACCTGCGGGTCTGGGCCCCCCAGGGTGCCCGAGTGCTCTTCGTGCGCCAGGTCGCCCCGGCCGTCGAGGACCTCACGGGCCGCCGCCGCGAGGTGAACGCGCTCACGGGCGCGTACCCCACCGGCAGCTGGGGCGACGAGTCCCGCGACTTCCACGTCGCGGTGCGCCTGCCCGCGGCGAAGGGCGTTGGGCAGGAGCAGCTCGCGGCCCGCGTCCAGCTCGCCCTCGGCGACGCCGTGCAGGCCCAGGGCATGGTCAAGGCCTTGTGGTCCGACGACGACGCGCTCACCGCCCGCATCAACCCGGAGGTCGCGCACTACACGGGTCAGACCGAGCTTGCCGAGGCGATCCAGGACGGCCTCGCGGCCAAGGCGATCGGCGACACCGCGACCGCGACCGCGAAGCTCGGCCGGGCCGTCCAGCTCGCCGCCGAGACCGGCAACGAGGAGGCGACCTCGAAGCTGCGCAAGGTCGTCGACATCGAGGAGCCCGGCACCGGCAAGGTGCGGCTGCGCAAGAGCGTGGACCGGCTCGACGAGATGGCGCTCGACACGGCGTCGACCAAGACGACGCGGGTCAAGCGATGA
- a CDS encoding FHA domain-containing protein, whose amino-acid sequence MTDPGGSAGTVTCPNGHQSVATDYCDVCGEPLAAVLAGGAGGGAGAGAGVGAGAAGGAPTGSAPTGSASTGPASQTCPNCQTENVADALFCEACGYDFTTGAMPRVPAPASSLDLGAPDASPAGPASPAGSASPTPLAPRVPLEWVTEIWVDPDWYAEQDSTEPCPSPGLPAIVPLTVRSVLIGRVSKSRNIHPEIDCDGDIGVSRRQAQLTTDGTRWWVEDLQSSNGTYVGPDSGPLPTVPLTPGQRRELSEGDRVYVGAWTRIVVRRATDEEKAGAA is encoded by the coding sequence ATGACCGACCCGGGTGGTTCGGCGGGCACGGTGACCTGCCCGAACGGGCACCAGAGCGTGGCGACCGACTACTGCGACGTCTGTGGCGAGCCGCTCGCCGCGGTGCTCGCCGGCGGTGCCGGTGGCGGCGCTGGAGCTGGAGCGGGAGTCGGTGCGGGCGCCGCGGGGGGCGCTCCGACCGGCTCGGCTCCGACCGGCTCGGCGTCGACCGGCCCGGCGTCGCAGACCTGCCCGAACTGCCAGACGGAGAACGTCGCCGACGCGCTGTTCTGCGAGGCGTGCGGGTACGACTTCACGACGGGCGCGATGCCGCGGGTGCCGGCTCCGGCGTCGTCGCTCGACCTCGGTGCGCCGGACGCGAGCCCCGCAGGTCCCGCGAGCCCCGCGGGCTCCGCGAGCCCGACGCCGCTCGCGCCGCGCGTGCCGCTCGAGTGGGTCACGGAGATCTGGGTCGACCCCGACTGGTACGCCGAGCAGGACAGCACCGAGCCGTGCCCGTCCCCGGGCCTGCCGGCGATCGTGCCGCTCACGGTCCGGAGCGTCCTGATCGGTCGCGTCTCGAAGAGCCGGAACATCCACCCGGAGATCGACTGCGACGGCGACATCGGCGTCAGCAGGCGGCAGGCCCAGCTCACGACGGACGGCACGCGCTGGTGGGTCGAGGACCTGCAGTCGTCGAACGGAACGTACGTGGGGCCGGACAGCGGACCGCTGCCGACCGTGCCGCTCACGCCCGGCCAGCGCCGGGAGCTGTCGGAGGGCGACCGCGTGTACGTCGGCGCGTGGACGAGGATCGTCGTGCGCCGGGCGACCGACGAGGAGAAGGCCGGGGCCGCCTGA